One window of Chryseobacterium indologenes genomic DNA carries:
- the pheS gene encoding phenylalanine--tRNA ligase subunit alpha, which yields MIEKIEELLIEVNGFNATSREDIENFRIKYNGKKGVLNDFYETLKEVPNDQKKDFGQKINTLKQAVAVKLEDLKNSSESSIVVEKEDLTRPAFPLELGSRHPINLVKNRIIEIFKSIGFAVADGPEIEDDWHNFTALNLPEYHPARDMQDTFFIEQNPDILLRTHTSSVQTRFMEENQPPIRILSPGRVFRNEAISSRSHCIFHQIEGLYIDENVSFADLKQTIQFFTTELFGKSKIRMRPSFFPFTEPSAEIDVYWGLNSETDYRITKGTGWLEIMGCGMVDPAVLKNVNIDSEKYSGYAFGMGIERITMLLYQMSDIRMFFENDIRTLEQFKTL from the coding sequence ATGATAGAAAAGATAGAAGAACTACTGATCGAAGTAAACGGCTTCAATGCTACCTCTAGGGAAGATATCGAAAACTTCCGAATCAAGTACAATGGTAAAAAAGGGGTTCTTAATGATTTTTACGAAACATTAAAAGAAGTTCCTAACGACCAGAAGAAAGATTTCGGACAGAAGATCAATACTTTGAAGCAGGCTGTGGCTGTAAAATTGGAAGATTTGAAAAATTCTTCTGAATCTTCTATTGTGGTAGAAAAAGAAGATCTTACAAGACCTGCATTTCCATTGGAACTGGGTTCAAGACACCCGATTAACCTGGTAAAAAACAGAATTATTGAAATCTTCAAATCTATTGGTTTTGCTGTAGCAGACGGACCTGAGATTGAAGATGACTGGCATAACTTTACGGCGCTTAACCTTCCGGAATACCACCCGGCAAGAGATATGCAGGATACGTTCTTTATTGAACAGAATCCGGATATTCTTTTGAGAACACACACATCTTCTGTACAAACTCGTTTTATGGAAGAAAACCAGCCGCCAATCAGAATTTTATCTCCGGGAAGAGTTTTCAGAAATGAAGCGATCTCTTCACGTTCTCACTGTATTTTCCACCAGATTGAGGGATTGTATATTGATGAGAATGTAAGCTTTGCAGATTTAAAGCAGACAATCCAGTTCTTTACTACTGAGCTTTTCGGAAAATCCAAGATCAGAATGAGACCTTCTTTCTTCCCGTTCACAGAGCCAAGTGCTGAAATTGATGTATATTGGGGGTTAAACTCTGAAACAGACTACAGAATTACGAAAGGAACAGGATGGCTGGAAATCATGGGATGTGGAATGGTAGACCCTGCCGTACTGAAAAATGTGAATATTGATTCTGAGAAATATTCAGGATATGCATTCGGAATGGGAATTGAGAGAATTACAATGCTTCTTTACCAGATGAGTGACATCAGAATGTTCTTTGAAAACGATATCAGAACACTGGAACAGTTCAAAACACTATAA
- a CDS encoding TIGR00730 family Rossman fold protein, which translates to MKSITVFCGSSFGTDKIYEEQALLLGQTLAKQNIQLVYGGSETGLMGTVANGTLSENGKVIGILPEFLQAKEIAHKNLTELIIVETMHERKTKMNELCDGVIVLPGGYGTLEELFEMITWAQLGLHKKPIGILNIDGFYDDLIKLVQTMVDKGFLKQVNRDMLLISDTIDDLLEKMRNYQAPTVGKWISKEEI; encoded by the coding sequence ATGAAAAGCATCACAGTATTCTGCGGCTCAAGTTTCGGCACAGATAAAATTTATGAAGAACAGGCACTCCTGCTGGGGCAAACCTTAGCAAAACAAAATATACAACTTGTTTATGGCGGTTCGGAAACCGGCTTAATGGGAACAGTAGCCAATGGAACTTTAAGTGAAAATGGTAAGGTAATCGGAATCCTACCCGAGTTTTTACAAGCCAAAGAAATTGCTCATAAAAATCTGACCGAGCTTATCATCGTGGAAACCATGCACGAAAGGAAGACCAAAATGAACGAACTTTGTGATGGAGTTATCGTTCTTCCCGGTGGTTACGGAACGTTGGAAGAGCTTTTCGAGATGATCACCTGGGCACAACTCGGACTTCACAAAAAACCCATCGGAATTCTGAATATTGACGGCTTTTATGATGATCTGATCAAACTAGTTCAGACTATGGTGGATAAAGGATTTTTAAAGCAGGTAAACAGAGATATGCTGCTGATCAGTGATACGATTGACGATCTGCTGGAAAAGATGAGAAATTATCAGGCTCCTACCGTTGGGAAGTGGATTTCTAAAGAAGAAATTTAA
- a CDS encoding NAD(P)/FAD-dependent oxidoreductase, translating to MITTDILIIGAGPTGLFAVFEAGLLKMKCHIIDALPQPGGQLAELYPKKPIFDIPGYPSVNAGELVDNLMEQIKQFQPGFTLGETAVSYTKVDDEWFEVITNKGTVHRCKAIAIAGGLGTFEPRKPTMDNIADYEEKGLEYFVKEPEHFRNKKVVIAGGGDSALDWSVFLSNVASEVTLIHRRNEFRGALDSVEKVQDLKHQGKIKLITPAEVTAIKGDGKVEAITVQVDGEEAYDIETDYFIPLFGLTPKLGEIGNWGLNIEKNAIVVNNALDYQTNIDGIYAIGDINTYPGKLKLILCGFHEATLMCQSVYNRLNPGKKFVLKYTTVSGVDGFDGSRKEAEKAVVKKID from the coding sequence ATGATAACCACAGATATATTGATCATAGGTGCGGGACCTACAGGACTTTTTGCAGTTTTTGAAGCTGGTTTGTTAAAAATGAAGTGCCATATTATTGATGCGCTTCCACAGCCGGGAGGGCAGCTGGCGGAGCTTTATCCTAAAAAACCTATTTTCGATATCCCAGGTTATCCTTCAGTGAACGCTGGAGAATTGGTGGATAATTTGATGGAGCAGATCAAGCAGTTTCAGCCTGGATTTACTTTGGGAGAAACCGCAGTTTCTTATACTAAAGTAGATGATGAATGGTTTGAAGTGATTACGAACAAAGGAACTGTTCACAGATGTAAAGCAATTGCCATTGCCGGTGGTCTGGGTACTTTCGAGCCAAGAAAACCTACAATGGATAATATTGCAGACTACGAAGAAAAAGGTCTTGAGTACTTCGTGAAAGAACCTGAACATTTCAGAAACAAAAAAGTAGTGATTGCCGGAGGTGGTGACTCTGCTCTTGACTGGAGTGTTTTCTTGTCAAATGTAGCAAGTGAAGTTACATTGATTCACAGAAGAAATGAGTTCAGAGGAGCTTTGGATTCTGTAGAAAAAGTTCAGGATCTTAAACATCAAGGAAAAATTAAACTTATCACTCCAGCTGAAGTTACAGCGATTAAAGGTGACGGAAAAGTAGAAGCGATTACCGTACAGGTTGACGGTGAGGAAGCTTATGATATTGAAACGGATTATTTCATTCCATTATTCGGATTGACACCAAAACTGGGAGAGATCGGAAACTGGGGATTAAATATCGAGAAAAATGCTATCGTTGTAAACAATGCTTTAGATTATCAGACCAATATTGACGGAATCTACGCAATCGGAGATATCAACACCTATCCCGGAAAACTGAAGTTGATCCTTTGTGGTTTCCACGAAGCTACTTTGATGTGTCAGAGTGTTTATAACAGACTGAATCCTGGTAAAAAATTCGTGTTAAAATATACAACAGTAAGTGGAGTTGACGGATTTGACGGAAGCCGTAAAGAAGCAGAGAAGGCAGTTGTGAAAAAAATTGACTAA
- a CDS encoding DUF3108 domain-containing protein: MKKILNLFAVFIFFLGSAQIDNIADGESITLRIHYGFLNAGTANLTTKQTNYKGVPHLYVKGTGQTTGAVKAFFKVEDLYESFINTQTGLPSFYVRNVREGSYRQHFETVFNHDNNTLILTDKKTPANGSKVLKSVKGVQDMLSCFYYLRSKSPDELKVGTVINMNVWIDDEMFPFQLKVTGTENLKTKFGTINCLKIIPSVKSGRVFKEKEGVTMWVSNDANHVPMLLKAELAVGSLKASIDDYKNVKYPLKFSK, encoded by the coding sequence ATGAAGAAAATTTTAAACCTTTTTGCAGTATTTATATTCTTTTTAGGCTCGGCCCAGATTGATAACATCGCAGACGGCGAATCTATCACTCTCAGAATACACTACGGCTTCCTTAATGCAGGAACAGCCAACCTTACTACAAAACAGACCAATTACAAAGGGGTTCCCCATCTGTATGTAAAAGGTACAGGGCAGACTACCGGCGCCGTAAAAGCATTCTTCAAAGTGGAAGATTTATATGAAAGTTTCATCAATACCCAAACAGGATTACCAAGCTTCTATGTCAGAAACGTACGTGAAGGAAGCTACCGTCAGCATTTTGAAACGGTTTTTAATCACGATAACAATACATTAATTTTAACAGATAAAAAAACTCCGGCCAATGGTTCCAAGGTTTTAAAATCAGTAAAAGGAGTTCAGGATATGCTTTCATGTTTTTATTATTTAAGAAGTAAAAGCCCGGATGAACTGAAGGTGGGAACAGTGATCAATATGAATGTATGGATTGACGATGAAATGTTTCCTTTCCAGCTAAAAGTAACAGGTACAGAAAATCTAAAGACAAAATTCGGTACTATTAATTGCTTGAAAATTATTCCTTCTGTAAAAAGCGGAAGAGTATTTAAAGAAAAAGAAGGCGTAACGATGTGGGTTTCCAACGATGCCAACCACGTACCTATGCTGTTGAAAGCTGAACTTGCAGTAGGTTCATTAAAAGCCAGTATTGACGATTACAAAAATGTAAAGTATCCTTTGAAGTTTAGTAAGTAA
- a CDS encoding ferredoxin: MSDVNIKITDREGITHDVVAPTDMSMNLMEIIRSYELAEEGTIGVCGGMAMCASCQVYVINDPGLEPMGDEEDAMLGEAFHVKENSRLGCQLHIADAMEGLEVEIAPYP; the protein is encoded by the coding sequence ATGTCAGATGTTAATATTAAAATCACCGACAGAGAAGGGATAACCCATGATGTCGTAGCTCCTACGGATATGTCCATGAACTTAATGGAAATTATCCGTTCTTATGAATTGGCAGAAGAAGGTACTATTGGTGTATGCGGAGGAATGGCGATGTGTGCTTCATGCCAGGTATATGTAATCAATGATCCTGGTCTGGAACCAATGGGAGATGAAGAAGATGCTATGCTGGGTGAGGCTTTTCATGTGAAAGAAAACAGCAGGTTAGGATGCCAGTTACATATTGCCGATGCCATGGAAGGGCTCGAAGTAGAAATTGCTCCTTATCCTTAG
- a CDS encoding aminoacyl-histidine dipeptidase, translating into MELSNIEPQIIWKNFSKLNAVPRPSKKEEKVIAFIKGFGEDLGLETTVDEVGNVIIKKPATAGMENRKSIVLQSHLDMVCQKNNDVTFDFETEGIKMEIDGDWVKAKGTTLGADNGLGVATIMSILESSDIPHPALEALFTIDEETGMTGALGLKPGQLTGEILLNLDTEEDDEIDIGCAGGVDVTITQNYAAEAPKGQIVRLEVKGLQGGHSGMDIHKGFGNANIILGRLLYTGLENQNIELVSIDSGGLRNAIPREGVALISVRNAQEFIENVTVLKKDILEEFATVEPGIQINIENSTSSDKAISEGDSKKVILTLKALHNGVYRMSPDVADLVEASNNVARVELKGGELKILNLTRSSVDSSKYSVAEQLKSVAELAGMNVEFSGSYPGWKPKPGSEIVQLMEKLYTEKFSEKPHVVACHAGLECGIIGANYPEMEMVSFGPTIRGAHSPDEKANIPSTQKFWSFLKDILANIPQK; encoded by the coding sequence CTACCGTAGATGAAGTAGGAAATGTTATCATTAAAAAACCTGCCACTGCAGGAATGGAAAACCGTAAATCAATCGTGCTTCAATCGCACCTTGATATGGTTTGCCAGAAAAACAACGATGTTACTTTTGATTTTGAAACGGAAGGAATCAAAATGGAGATTGACGGTGACTGGGTAAAAGCAAAAGGAACTACTTTAGGAGCTGACAACGGTTTGGGAGTAGCAACTATTATGTCTATCCTTGAAAGCTCAGATATTCCACACCCTGCATTGGAAGCCCTTTTCACCATTGATGAAGAGACAGGAATGACAGGTGCTTTAGGGTTAAAACCAGGACAACTGACAGGCGAAATTTTATTAAATCTTGACACTGAAGAGGATGATGAAATTGATATCGGCTGTGCAGGAGGTGTTGATGTAACCATCACTCAAAACTATGCTGCAGAAGCTCCAAAAGGACAAATTGTAAGACTTGAGGTAAAAGGTCTTCAGGGAGGACATTCCGGAATGGATATTCATAAAGGTTTTGGAAACGCCAATATTATTCTGGGAAGACTTCTTTACACCGGATTGGAAAATCAGAATATTGAATTGGTTTCTATCGATAGCGGAGGTTTAAGAAACGCAATCCCAAGAGAAGGTGTTGCTTTAATTTCAGTAAGAAATGCTCAGGAGTTTATTGAAAATGTAACTGTTCTTAAAAAAGATATTTTAGAAGAATTTGCCACTGTAGAACCGGGAATTCAAATCAATATTGAGAACTCTACATCTTCTGACAAAGCAATTTCAGAAGGAGATTCTAAAAAGGTAATCCTTACTCTAAAAGCTCTTCACAACGGAGTATACAGAATGAGCCCTGACGTGGCTGATCTTGTAGAAGCGTCCAACAACGTAGCCAGAGTAGAATTGAAAGGAGGAGAACTTAAAATCTTAAACCTTACAAGATCTTCTGTAGATTCTTCTAAATATTCAGTGGCAGAACAACTGAAATCTGTAGCAGAATTAGCTGGAATGAACGTTGAATTCAGCGGATCATATCCGGGATGGAAGCCAAAACCAGGTTCTGAGATCGTACAGCTGATGGAGAAGCTTTACACAGAGAAGTTTAGTGAAAAGCCTCATGTAGTAGCTTGTCACGCAGGTCTTGAATGCGGAATCATCGGAGCCAATTATCCTGAAATGGAAATGGTAAGCTTTGGACCAACCATCAGAGGAGCCCACTCTCCTGATGAAAAAGCGAACATTCCTTCTACTCAGAAGTTCTGGAGTTTCCTGAAAGATATTTTAGCGAATATTCCTCAGAAATAG